In Juglans regia cultivar Chandler chromosome 5, Walnut 2.0, whole genome shotgun sequence, the following are encoded in one genomic region:
- the LOC109019039 gene encoding UDP-glucosyltransferase 29-like, protein MDTAGKRIRVVMLPWLAHGHTSPFLELSKKLVKRNFHIYFCSTPVNLSSIKPELSGKYSRSIQLVELHLPSLPELPPQYHTTKGLPPHLNATLKRAFDMAGTRFSNILKTLSPDLLIYDFLQPWAPAIAASQNIPAINFLSTGAAMTSFVLHAVKKPGDEFPFPEIHLDECMTTRFVDLPEDHSPSCDDHHHHISDKDRALKCFERSSGFVMMKTFEELEGKYINFLSHLMQKKIVPVGPLIKNPVRADHEKAKTLEWLDKRKQSSTVFVSFGTEYFLSKEEMEEIAYGLELSNVNFIWVVRFPEEEKVKLEEALPEGFLQRVGEKGMVVEGWAPQAKILMHPSIGGFVSHCGWSSVMESIDFGVPIVAIPMQLDQPVNAKVVEEAGVGVEIKRDRDGKLEREEVATAIREVVMGNIGENVRKKEREMRDKIRKKGEEKMDGVAQELVQLSGNGIKNV, encoded by the coding sequence ATGGATACTGCAGGAAAGAGAATCAGAGTTGTAATGCTGCCATGGTTGGCTCATGGCCACACATCGCCATTCCTGGAGCTTTCCAAGAAGCTTGTTAAGAGAAACTTTCACATTTACTTCTGTTCCACGCCCGTCAACCTCAGTTCCATCAAGCCAGAACTATCTGGGAAGTATTCTCGCTCGATACAGCTCGTTGAGCTCCATCTTCCATCCCTGCCGGAGCTTCCTCCTCAATACCACACAACCAAAGGTCTCCCGCCCCACCTCAATGCCACCCTCAAAAGGGCATTTGACATGGCTGGCACTCGCTTCTCCAACATCCTGAAGACCCTCAGCCCTGATCTGCTTATCTATGATTTTCTTCAGCCTTGGGCCCCGGCAATAGCTGCCTCCCAGAATATCCCGGCTATCAACTTCTTAAGTACCGGAGCGGCCATGACTTCTTTTGTGCTCCATGCTGTGAAGAAACCAGGTGATGAATTTCCTTTCCCAGAGATTCATCTTGATGAGTGTATGACAACAAGATTCGTCGACTTGCCTGAAGATCATTCTCCGAGCTgtgatgatcatcatcaccaCATTAGTGACAAAGATCGAGCTCTTAAATGTTTCGAGCGATCTTCTGGTTTCGTAATGATGAAGACTTTCGAAGAACTCGAGGGGAAGTACATAAATTTCCTCTCCCATTTAATGCAAAAGAAGATTGTACCAGTTGGTCCACTCATTAAAAATCCCGTCCGTGCAGATCATGAGAAAGCCAAAACCCTTGAGTGGCTGGACAAGAGAAAACAATCTTCAACAGTGTTTGTTTCGTTTGGAACTGAGTATTTTCTGTCAAAGgaagaaatggaagagataGCGTATGGTCTCGAGCTCAGTAACGTGAACTTCATATGGGTAGTCAGGTTTCCCGAGGAAGAGAAAGTTAAGCTCGAAGAGGCATTACCAGAGGGGTTTCTGCAAAGGGTAGGAGAGAAAGGAATGGTGGTTGAAGGTTGGGCACCTCAAGCAAAGATACTGATGCATCCTAGCATCGGTGGTTTTGTTAGTCACTGTGGATGGAGTTCTGTGATGGAAAGCATAGATTTTGGAGTGCCAATTGTTGCCATTCCCATGCAACTTGATCAACCAGTGAACGCTAAAGTAGTGGAGGAAGCTGGTGTAGGTGTGGAGATtaagagagacagagatgggAAGCTTGAGAGAGAAGAGGTTGCAACAGCTATAAGAGAAGTGGTGATGGGGAATATTGGAGAGAAtgtaaggaagaaggaaagagaaatgagagataaaatcAGAAAGAAAGGAGAGGAGAAAATGGATGGAGTTGCTCAGGAGCTGGTCCAGTTATCTggaaatggaataaaaaatgtgtaa
- the LOC109019041 gene encoding uncharacterized protein LOC109019041: protein MQKMKSLGSIGNSTGQENDEEEISRLTISTFQAREEEIERKKMEVKEKVERQLGRAEEESRRLAHIWEELEVLTDPMRKEVAAVRKKIDMASRDLKPLGQSCQKKEKEYKEALDVFNEKNKEKTQLIATLMELLTQSERLRMKKLEELSKHI, encoded by the exons ATGCAGAAAATGAAAAGCCTTGGGAGCATTGGCAATAGTACTGGTCAGGAGAATGATGAGGAGGAGATCTCAAGGTTAACCATATCTACATTCCAAGCCAGAGAGGAAGAAAttgagaggaagaagatggaggTTAAGGAGAAAGTTGAACGTCAGTTGGGCCGTGCTGAAGAAGAATCTAGGCGTTTAGCACATATTTGGGAG GAGCTAGAAGTACTCACAGATCCAATGAGAAAGGAAGTTGCAGCTGTACGTAAGAAGATTGATATGGCTAGCCGAGATCTAAAGCCATTAGGACAGAGCTGCCAGAAGAAG GAGAAGGAATACAAAGAAGCCTTAGACGTTTtcaatgaaaagaacaaagaaaaaactcagCTAATAGCCACATTAATGGAG TTGCTAACCCAGAGTGAGAGACTGAGGATGAAGAAACTCGAGGAGCTGAGCAAGCATATATAG
- the LOC108984249 gene encoding uncharacterized protein LOC108984249, giving the protein MQSRKHGDYSTLSSGSKIRAQHRLKLGSDPYTGILRDALDRSPVTGQSLNPHRLDGSRWVAGASQRSGSTERRDCSWRLGGGGGGRSDRMRSKSPPFEKVKKRAQFDEGGVTMLKDYALPMELRQRYELSDYTNVGDDSSNSTNIYGYHHGNSGMGKEKDFSESRLSTGGGHGMLGQNSMSMEDKLARGSYQLPQDLGPTSNYGEVGGHLSSSSQNIVIRRIEHERLQYQDPITVDKLPIMGSFKDGEKPTFQSREASYPVGSASHSKDLAIKSPLKDLASSSSRMMRNEYLGSYQDDIRLPPTYESSRSSAKLIDPIGFDAYGQSPLIESSGDPETGHRNLTYYQRGAYGPTRAKGEDHPYQKPWGTADDERGYQSDDLYRMVPPRDTLDYDQEQINYDHRNLSRPSIMHPVANMVDDNTEDSYGNARKGITSDHPTLQKQAVSDYPDMNRRSNLSKRSGEYLGSGYNHVEFGSRVSRNYKISHLSASQKHQVMHSRPDYMFGKDAGPKFLKDRLQIPPIDKYDSDMHRHAVRMKRMEELGLREPLDRMLKGKNSAGEELGGHDSRRFLSKRNAPGELQDQYDRGEEWIDEDASGLYSSNAVGNDYNEYRESKRRYVRLEHYQDFVSDEWLSSQDSLDLMQRHSSRLYIHGGRFTKAHPRTGSLSSNDLHHFDRRIGLHKQPKVWKRNADHNKDVHEDYDDPSEDWVSVSDSEPAEDSLEFKQLVHEAFLKFSKVLNGSPAVQRRYKEQGKGGSLFCIVCGRSVSKEFMDTQRLVTHAFMSRKVGLRAQHLGLHKAICVLLGWNTVVPHDTITWVPQVLSNAEALAQKEDLILWPPVIIIHNISLSDNNPGKWKVITVEEIESFLRRKGFVTGRIKMCLGKPADQSVMVVKFLGTFTGLGDSERLHKYFAENKHGRVDFVQLTSNNSNSWDAGMQADKAEEHILYGYMGIAEDLDKVDFNTRKSNCIKSKQEIQDLANAPLRPAPDER; this is encoded by the exons ATGCAATCAAGAAAGCATGGAGATTATTCTACGCTATCTTCAGGTTCAAAGATACGTGCCCAACACCGATTAAAATTGGGTTCTGACCCGTACACTGGTATTCTCCGTGATGCGCTGGATCGGTCTCCAGTCACCGGGCAGAGTTTGAATCCTCATAGGTTAGATGGATCCAGATGGGTTGCGGGTGCAAGTCAAAGGAGTGGTTCTACTGAAAGGAGGGACTGTTCTTGGCGtttgggtggtggtggtggaggtagGAGTGACAGGATGAGATCAAAGTCGCCCCCTtttgagaaagttaaaaaaagggCTCAGTTCGATGAGGGTGGTGTTACCATGCTTAAGGATTATGCACTGCCTATGGAGTTGCGGCAGAGATACGAGTTGTCTGACTACACAAACGTCGGTGATGATAGCTCAAATTCAACAAATATTTATGGATATCATCATGGTAATTCTGGGATGGGTAAAGAGAAGGACTTTAGTGAAAGCAGATTGTCAACTGGTGGTGGACATGGGATGTTGGGACAGAATTCAATGTCAATGGAAGATAAATTAGCCCGTGGTTCATATCAGCTGCCTCAAGATCTAGGTCCCACCTCAAATTATGGAGAAGTTGGTGGGCATCTATCATCCTCATCACAAAATATAGTTATACGCAGGATTGAGCATGAAAGGCTTCAGTATCAGGACCCTATAACTGTGGATAAGTTACCAATCATGGGATCCTTCAAAGATGGAGAGAAACCCACGTTTCAATCAAGGGAGGCATCGTATCCTGTTGGGTCAGCATCTCACTCCAAAGATTTGGCAATCAAATCTCCTCTAAAGGATTTGGCAAGCTCCTCTTCTAGGATGATGAGGAATGAGTATTTGGGCTCTTATCAGGATGACATTCGTTTGCCTCCTACATATGAATCTTCAAGAAGCAGTGCAAAACTTATAGATCCCATAGGTTTTGATGCATATGGACAAAGTCCACTTATAGAGTCCTCTGGAGACCCTGAAACTGGACACAGGAATCTGACATATTACCAGAGAGGTGCATATGGTCCCACCAGGGCCAAGGGTGAGGATCATCCATACCAAAAACCTTGGGGAACTGCAGATGATGAACGTGGATATCAATCTGATGACTTGTACAGAATGGTTCCACCGCGTGATACGCTGGACTATGATCAAGAACAAATCAATTATGATCATAGAAATTTGTCAAGACCTAGTATAATGCATCCCGTTGCAAACATGGTTGATGATAATACTGAAGATTCTTATGGAAATGCTCGAAAGGGAATAACATCGGACCATCCTACTTTACAAAAGCAGGCTGTTTCGGACTACCCTGATATGAATAGGAGATCAAACTTATCAAAGCGAAGTGGAGAGTATTTGGGTTCTGGATATAATCATGTTGAATTTGGAAGTAGAGTGTCTCGAAATTACAAAATCTCACATTTGAGTGCATCACAGAAACATCAGGTAATGCACTCGAGACCAGATTATATGTTTGGAAAAGATGCAGGACCAAAGTTTTTGAAGGATAGGCTGCAGATTCCTCCTATTGATAAATATGATTCGGATATGCATAGACATGCTGTAAGAATGAAGAGAATGGAGGAGCTTGGCTTACGTGAACCATTAGATAGGATGCTTAAAGGAAAGAACAGTGCTGGGGAAGAATTAGGTGGGCATGATTCTAGAAGGTTCCTGTCAAAACGGAATGCACCTGGGGAGCTTCAGGATCAATATGATAGAGGTGAAGAGTGGATTGATGAAGATGCAAGTGGTTTGTATTCATCCAATGCTGTGGGAAATGACTATAATGAATACAGAGAGTCTAAGCGGAGATATGTTAGGCTAGAACATTATCAAGATTTTGTATCTGATGAATGGTTGTCATCTCAAGATTCTCTGGATCTCATGCAAAGGCATTCAAGTAGATTGTATATACATGGTGGTCGATTTACAAAGGCTCATCCAAGAACTGGTTCTTTGAGCTCTAATGACTTACACCATTTTGATAGAAGAATTGGTCTTCACAAACAGCCCaaagtttggaaaagaaatGCTGATCATAATAAGGATGTACATGAAGATTATGATGACCCTTCAGAAGATTGGGTAAGCGTCTCAGACTCTGAGCCCGCTGAGGACTCTTTGGAGTTCAAGCAACTGGTACATGAAGCCTTCCTAAAGTTCTCTAAAGTTTTGAATGGGAGCCCAGCTGTTCAAAGACGATACAAGGAGCAAGGAAAAGGTGGTAGTTTGTTCTGCATCGTATGTGGCAGaag CGTCTCAAAGGAGTTCATGGACACTCAACGCTTGGTAACACATGCCTTCATGTCTCGCAAGGTTGGGCTGAGAGCACAACACCTGGGTCTTCACAAAGCAATATGTGTGTTGTTGGGGTGGAATACTGTTGTTCCCCATGATACCATTACATGGGTTCCTCAGGTCTTATCCAATGCAGAAGCTTTGGCTCAGAAAGAGGATTTGATACTCTGGCCTCCTGTGATTATCATCCACAACATATCTTTGTCAGACAACAATCCAGGAAAGTGGAAGGTTATCACCGTTGAGGAGATTGAGTCTTTTCTAAGAA GGAAAGGTTTTGTAACGGGAAGAATCAAGATGTGCCTGGGAAAGCCTGCGGATCAAAGTGTTATGGTTGTAAAGTTCTTGGGCACTTTCACTGGGCTGGGAGATTCAGAGAggcttcataaatattttgctGAAAATAAGCACGGAAGAGTTGATTTTGTGCAACTAACATCCAACAATAGCAACAGTTGGGATGCAGGAATGCAGGCAGACAAGGCGGAGGAACATATTCTGTATGGGTACATGGGTATTGCAGAGGACTTGGACAAAGTAGATTTCAATACAAGGAAGTCGAATTGTATTAAGAGTAAGCAGGAGATTCAGGACCTGGCAAATGCTCCTCTTAGACCTGCACCTGATGAGAGGTAG